One window from the genome of Podospora pseudocomata strain CBS 415.72m chromosome 6, whole genome shotgun sequence encodes:
- a CDS encoding hypothetical protein (COG:S; EggNog:ENOG503PEV2) codes for MCSSYPLLTLNPLAGYSLSAALYPSAITNPHGFRLPFNPHHQTSSRRQFCCVALCYSLSAANYTIVDVQWDLPIQPGNASSDTIYVNGAIENAINEMEYLHLGQNQTFENYLRALAQANTAQDTEDPTGWECDIEGVGCQTWVPEKGITYLREVEGTPKNGPGPNECGRVSCGYGAAIHWCNENGFEKEVTWDGIADGAEDLKGLCGTHRRWSTVKVRVDFKDNWNVVVVENDC; via the exons ATGTGCTCCTCCTATCCACTTCTAACCCTCAACCCTCTTGCCGGTTACAGCCTTTCGGCAGCTCTCTATCCATCTGcaatcaccaacccccacgGCTTCCGACTTCCATtcaacccacaccaccaaacaaGTTCTCGAAGGCAGTTCTGCTGTGTAGCACTTTGTTACTCACTTTCAGCGGC CAACTACACCATCGTCGATGTTCAATGGGACTTACCCATCCAGCCCGGCAACGCTTCCTCTGACACCATCTACGTCAACGGAGCAATCGAGAACGCGATTAATGAAATGGAAtacctccatctcggccagaACCAAACCTTCGAAAACTACCTACGAGCCCTTGCTCAAGCCAACACCGCTCAAGATACGGAAGACCCGACGGGGTGGGAATGCGACATCGAGGGTGTCGGATGCCAAACATGGGTTCCAGAAAAAGGTATTACTTACCTCCGTGAAGTCGAGGGCACCCCCAAAAATGGCCCCGGGCCAAACGAGTGTGGGCGTGTTAGCTGCGGGTATGGGGCTGCTATTCATTGGTGCAATGAG AATGGCTTTGAGAAAGAAGTCACCTGGGATGGTATTGCGGATGGGGCGGAGGATTTGAAGGGATTGTGTGGAACACATAGGCGTTGGTCAACGGTGAAGGTCAGGGTTGATTTCAAGGATAATTGGAAtgtggtcgtggtggagaaTGATTGCTGA
- a CDS encoding hypothetical protein (COG:S; EggNog:ENOG503PEV2) translates to MLTNLITFLCGSLLLSFAGLACADADPATNYTIIELQWDMPITPGDASNGTVTVTGTVQQAIAQMDALYPGWNERFQSQISPRADGSVVGAALGELESYDCNFGTSCIISYILTGIDYLRGLEGGTKPKNGPGPGNCGRVSCSHNAAIWWCNDNNAAKEITWGKIADGAQVIVDNCRSGSSLKDVKGQAFYKSKWNVIVRRDPC, encoded by the exons ATGTTGACAAATCTCATCACCTTCCTTTGCGGCAGCTTGCTGCTCAGCTTCGCTGGC CTTGCCTGTGCAGATGCAGACCCCGCGACCAATTACACCATCATCGAACTCCAATGGGACATGCCCATCACCCCCGGAGATGCCAGCAACGGCACTgtcaccgtcaccggcaCTGTCCAGCAAGCCATTGCCCAGATGGATGCCCTGTATCCCGGCTGGAACGAGAGATTTCAGAGCCAGATTTCACCGCGGGCTGACGGCTCCGTGGTCGGCGCCGCGTTAGGTGAGCTCGAGAGCTACGATTGCAACTTTGGAACATCTTGCATCATCTCCTACATTCTTACGGGCATCGACTACCTCCGGGGGTTGGAGGGCGgcaccaagcccaagaacgGGCCCGGGCCGGGCAACTGCGGTCGTGTCAGCTGCAGCCACAATGCTGCTATCTGGTGGTGCAATGAT AATAACGCTGCCAAGGAGATTACTTGGGGGAAGATTGCCGACGGAGCCCAGGTGATAGTTGATAACTGCAGGTCGGGCAGTTCGTTGAAGGACGTCAAGGGTCAGGCTTTCTACAAGAGCAAATGGAACGTCATCGTCCGCCGTGATCCTTGCTAG